One window from the genome of Drosophila albomicans strain 15112-1751.03 chromosome 2L, ASM965048v2, whole genome shotgun sequence encodes:
- the LOC117563247 gene encoding eukaryotic initiation factor 4A isoform X1 yields MDDRTEIAQDGPAGMDPEGVIESTWHEVYDNFDDMNLREELLRGIYGYGFEKPSAIQQRAIIPCVKGRDVIAQAQSGTGKTATFSIAILQQIDTSIRECQALILAPTRELATQIQRVVMALGEYMKVHSHACIGGTNVREDARILESGCHVVVGTPGRVYDMINRKVLRTQHIKLFVLDEADEMLSRGFKDQIQDVFKMLPPDVQVILLSATMPPDVLEVSRCFMREPVSILVKKEELTLEGIKQFYVNVKQETWKLGTLCDLYDTLSITQSVIFCNTRRKVDQLTQEMSNHNFTVSAMHGDMEQRDREVIMKQFRSGSSRVLITTDLLARGIDVQQVSLVINYDLPSNRENYIHRIGRGGRFGRKGVAINFITDDDRRILKDIEQFYHTTIEEMPANIADLI; encoded by the exons AT GGATGATCGAACTGAAATAGCTCAAGATGGTCCCGCTGGCATGGACCCCGAGGGCGTCATCGAGTCGACCTGGCATGAGGTTTACGATAACTTCGATGACATGAATTTGCGCGAGGAGCTGCTGCGCGGCATCTATGGCTACGGTTTCGAGAAGCCATCGGCTATCCAACAGCGCGCCATCATTCCTTGCGTCAAGGGTCGCGATGTCATTGCCCAGGCTCAGTCCG gTACTGGCAAGACTGCCACCTTCTCGATTGCTATCCTTCAGCAAATCGATACGTCCATTCGTGAATGCCAGGCCTTGATCCTGGCCCCCACTCGCGAGTTGGCCACTCAAATCCAGCGTGTGGTGATGGCACTTGGAGAGTACATGAAGGTGCACTCGCATGCCTGCATTGGTGGCACCAATGTGCGCGAAGATGCCCGCATTCTGGAGTCCGGTTGCCACGTTGTGGTTGGCACTCCCGGTCGTGTCTATGACATGATCAACCGCAAGGTGTTGCGCACGCAGCACATTAAGCTGTTCGTCCTCGATGAGGCCGATGAGATGTTGTCGCGCGGCTTCAAGGATCAAATCCAGGATGTGTTCAAGATGTTGCCCCCAGATGTGCAGGTCATTTTGCTGTCTGCCACCATGCCCCCAGATGTGCTTGAGGTGAGCCGTTGCTTTATGCGTGAGCCCGTCAGCATCCTGGTCAAGAAGGAGGAGTTGACACTGGAAGGTATCAAGCAGTTCTATGTTAACGTCAAGCAGGAAACCTGGAAGTTGGGCACACTGTGCGATCTGTACGATACGCTGTCTATTACCCAGTCGGTTATCTTCTGCAACACTCGTCGCAAG gTCGATCAACTGACCCAGGAGATGTCCAACCACAACTTCACTGTGTCGGCCATGCACGGCGACATGGAGCAGCGTGATCGTGAGGTGATCATGAAGCAATTCCGTTCGGGCTCTTCCCGTGTGCTAATCACAACTGATTTACTGGCGCGTGGTATCGATGTGCAGCAGGTGTCGTTGGTTATCAACTACGATCTGCCTTCGAATCGCGAGAACTATATTCATAG aatCGGTCGCGGTGGTCGTTTCGGTCGCAAGGGTGTTGCGATCAACTTCATCACAGATGATGATCGACGAATCCTGAAGGATATTGAACAATTCTACCACACTACTATTGAGGAAATGCCTGCTAATATTGCcgatttgatttaa
- the LOC117563247 gene encoding eukaryotic initiation factor 4A isoform X2 encodes MDDRTEIAQDGPAGMDPEGVIESTWHEVYDNFDDMNLREELLRGIYGYGFEKPSAIQQRAIIPCVKGRDVIAQAQSGTGKTATFSIAILQQIDTSIRECQALILAPTRELATQIQRVVMALGEYMKVHSHACIGGTNVREDARILESGCHVVVGTPGRVYDMINRKVLRTQHIKLFVLDEADEMLSRGFKDQIQDVFKMLPPDVQVILLSATMPPDVLEVSRCFMREPVSILVKKEELTLEGIKQFYVNVKQETWKLGTLCDLYDTLSITQSVIFCNTRRKVDQLTQEMSNHNFTVSAMHGDMEQRDREVIMKQFRSGSSRVLITTDLLARGIDVQQVSLVINYDLPSNRENYIHRIGRGGRFGRKGVAINFITDDDRRILKDIEQFYHTTIEEMPANIADLI; translated from the exons at GGATGATCGAACTGAAATAGCTCAAGATGGTCCCGCTGGCATGGACCCCGAGGGCGTCATCGAGTCGACCTGGCATGAGGTTTACGATAACTTCGATGACATGAATTTGCGCGAGGAGCTGCTGCGCGGCATCTATGGCTACGGTTTCGAGAAGCCATCGGCTATCCAACAGCGCGCCATCATTCCTTGCGTCAAGGGTCGCGATGTCATTGCCCAGGCTCAGTCCG gTACTGGCAAGACTGCCACCTTCTCGATTGCTATCCTTCAGCAAATCGATACGTCCATTCGTGAATGCCAGGCCTTGATCCTGGCCCCCACTCGCGAGTTGGCCACTCAAATCCAGCGTGTGGTGATGGCACTTGGAGAGTACATGAAGGTGCACTCGCATGCCTGCATTGGTGGCACCAATGTGCGCGAAGATGCCCGCATTCTGGAGTCCGGTTGCCACGTTGTGGTTGGCACTCCCGGTCGTGTCTATGACATGATCAACCGCAAGGTGTTGCGCACGCAGCACATTAAGCTGTTCGTCCTCGATGAGGCCGATGAGATGTTGTCGCGCGGCTTCAAGGATCAAATCCAGGATGTGTTCAAGATGTTGCCCCCAGATGTGCAGGTCATTTTGCTGTCTGCCACCATGCCCCCAGATGTGCTTGAGGTGAGCCGTTGCTTTATGCGTGAGCCCGTCAGCATCCTGGTCAAGAAGGAGGAGTTGACACTGGAAGGTATCAAGCAGTTCTATGTTAACGTCAAGCAGGAAACCTGGAAGTTGGGCACACTGTGCGATCTGTACGATACGCTGTCTATTACCCAGTCGGTTATCTTCTGCAACACTCGTCGCAAG gTCGATCAACTGACCCAGGAGATGTCCAACCACAACTTCACTGTGTCGGCCATGCACGGCGACATGGAGCAGCGTGATCGTGAGGTGATCATGAAGCAATTCCGTTCGGGCTCTTCCCGTGTGCTAATCACAACTGATTTACTGGCGCGTGGTATCGATGTGCAGCAGGTGTCGTTGGTTATCAACTACGATCTGCCTTCGAATCGCGAGAACTATATTCATAG aatCGGTCGCGGTGGTCGTTTCGGTCGCAAGGGTGTTGCGATCAACTTCATCACAGATGATGATCGACGAATCCTGAAGGATATTGAACAATTCTACCACACTACTATTGAGGAAATGCCTGCTAATATTGCcgatttgatttaa
- the LOC117563373 gene encoding profilin, giving the protein MSWQDYVDNQLLASQCVNKACIAGHDGNIWAQSNGFEVTKEELAKLISGFDQQDLLTSNGVTLAGQRYIYLSGTDRVVRAKLGRSGVHCMKTTQAVIVSIYEDPVQPQQAASVVEKLGDYLITCGY; this is encoded by the exons ATGAGCTGGCAAGATTATGTCGATAATCAGCTTTTGGCTTCGCAGTGCGTTAACAAGGCGTGCATTGCCGGACACGATGGCAACATTTGGGCGCAGTCCAACGGCTTTGAG GTTACAAAGGAAGAGCTCGCCAAATTGATTAGCGGCTTCGATCAGCAGGACCTGCTCACCAGCAACGGTGTAACACTAGCCGGCCAAAGGTACATTTACCTCTCAGGCACAGATCGCGTTGTGCGCGCAAAACTCGGCAGAAGCGGTGTGCACTGCATGAAGACGACACAAG cCGTCATCGTGTCCATCTACGAGGATCCTGTTCAGCCCCAGCAGGCCGCTTCCGTAGTGGAGAAACTTGGAGATTATCTGATTACTTGCGGGTactag